One Labeo rohita strain BAU-BD-2019 chromosome 12, IGBB_LRoh.1.0, whole genome shotgun sequence genomic region harbors:
- the c12h10orf88 gene encoding ATPase PAAT codes for MSSVEDAVISARSSWLCSSQKKLCDVLIKTQDNGPNDNCTFGNDGCDLVCLERAEEGSPCVVTLLCTPHSVSVISSLQVVSEARTIEVYSLSGDYCGTCRGEELQRSQPDDSEVKRHFYRNHLVLENPVASCEVKLLSLGGRSSVAIAHVGVGLEMLKDRQGGPSIDPGIDLKRVQTMMEEMGTTLSPGAQNLMELVQCQQKNKSDMLNGFIPLLMGGGALSCLSRGGGPSSSAGAESGPNLPSGLGQLLSTSNQNQIPDAMSALLSSETGTINPDLLPMLQSVCGQVTQLRMEEATSSDRKKNGEQEGHICCGGFEKFLESIVEKRMDEMERRLKEHLDLRLDALQQRLEVTLQQALSHKHQ; via the exons ATGTCCTCAGTCGAAGATGCTGTGATCTCTGCACGGAGCTCATGGCTGTGCTCGTCACAGAAAAAGCTGTGTGATGTTCTCATCAAAACACAAGACAACGGTCCAAACGATAACTGCACGTTTGGAAATGACGG GTGTGACCTTGTCTGTCTGGAGAGAGCTGAGGAGGGCTCGCCATGTGTTGTCACACTTCTGTGCACACCTCACTCTGTATCTGTGATCAGCAGTCTCCAGGTTGTCAGTGAAGCCCGCACTATTGAAGTGTACTCACTGTCTGGAGATTACTGTGGCACCTGCCGTGGAGAGGAACTTCAAAGATCACAACCTGATGA tTCTGAAGTTAAGAGGCATTTCTACAGGAATCATCTGGTGCTGGAAAACCCTGTTGCATCCTGTGAGGTGAAG CTGCTCTCTCTCGGTGGCCGCTCATCTGTGGCTATTGCCCATGTGGGTGTGGGACTGGAAATGCTCAAGGACAGACAAGGTGGGCCGAGTATAGACCCAGGCATTGACCTTAAGCGTGTGCAGACGATGATGGAGGAGATGGGCACCACCCTTTCACCAGGAGCACAGAATCTCATGGAGCTGGTGCAGTGCCAGCAAAAG AATAAATCAGATATGCTCAATGGGTTCATTCCTCTGCTGATGGGAGGAGGAGCTTTGAGCTGTCTGTCAAGAGGAGGTGGGCCTTCCAGTTCTGCAGGAGCGGAGTCAGGCCCAAATCTGCCATCTGGCCTCGGGCAGCTTCTGTCTACAAGCAACCAGAACCAGATCCCCGATGCCATGTCTGCCCTGCTGAGCTCTGAAACGGGCACGATCAACCCAGACCTGCTTCCGATGCTGCAGAGCGTATGCGGTCAGGTCACACAACTCCGAATGGAGGAAGCCACATCTTCAGATAGGAAGAAGAATGGAGAACA GGAGGGTCATATATGCTGTGGAGGGTTTGAGAAATTTCTGGAGAGTATTGTAGAGAAGCGAATGGATGAGATGGAGAGAAGATTAAAGGAACATCTGGATCTGCGTCTGGACGCTCTTCAGCAGAGACTGGAAGTCACGCTTCAGCAGGCACTCTCTCATAAACACCAGTAA